In Listeria swaminathanii, a single window of DNA contains:
- a CDS encoding PLDc N-terminal domain-containing protein: MVKTQLALIIPVFLLYLALLLTAIIDLTKNWNTRKNPIIWLVVIIVINIFGPIAYFIFGRKEEGN, from the coding sequence TTGGTCAAAACACAACTAGCACTAATTATACCCGTGTTTCTTCTCTATTTAGCACTATTATTAACAGCAATTATTGATTTAACAAAAAACTGGAACACACGCAAAAACCCAATTATTTGGTTGGTTGTCATTATCGTTATCAACATATTCGGTCCGATCGCCTATTTTATTTTTGGTCGAAAAGAGGAAGGTAACTAA
- a CDS encoding ABC transporter ATP-binding protein — MKKLEIQGLKKKYNGKWVIKGIDLTIDEKECVALIGPNGAGKSTMINMIVQILAQDEGRITLDGQDAKSVREKIGFLPQYPEFYGWMSATECLHFMGKLSDMEKKDLEARIKEVLLLVGLEANANKKISTYSGGMRQRLGIAQAILHRPELLVLDEPVSALDPIGRREMMQLLEKLKKEITILFSTHILKDAEEICDRIAIIKNGELVADKTVAQLMKEESSPIFEVEFTGDSDAWQQTLLQNKCVEKIEKIGLVYQIHTTNQKAGAEAVLSSLLNIQGAFIRVENRHQSLEEIFMEKVGK; from the coding sequence ATGAAAAAATTAGAAATCCAAGGCCTAAAGAAAAAATACAATGGAAAATGGGTCATCAAAGGGATTGACCTAACCATAGATGAAAAAGAATGTGTAGCCTTAATTGGTCCAAACGGGGCTGGTAAGTCAACGATGATTAATATGATTGTTCAAATTCTAGCCCAAGATGAAGGACGAATTACTTTAGATGGACAAGATGCTAAATCAGTCCGCGAGAAAATCGGATTTTTACCACAATATCCAGAATTTTATGGCTGGATGAGCGCAACAGAATGCCTTCATTTTATGGGGAAATTATCCGATATGGAGAAAAAAGATTTAGAAGCGCGTATCAAGGAAGTTTTATTATTGGTGGGGCTAGAGGCAAATGCAAATAAAAAAATTAGCACGTATTCTGGTGGAATGCGACAACGGCTTGGAATTGCCCAAGCGATATTACATCGACCTGAACTGCTCGTATTAGATGAGCCAGTTTCCGCACTTGATCCCATTGGTCGCCGCGAAATGATGCAGTTGCTAGAAAAGCTGAAAAAAGAGATTACGATTTTATTTTCAACACATATTTTAAAAGATGCGGAAGAAATTTGTGACCGCATTGCTATCATTAAGAATGGTGAATTAGTTGCAGATAAAACTGTCGCGCAGCTAATGAAAGAAGAAAGCTCACCGATATTTGAAGTCGAGTTTACTGGCGATAGTGATGCTTGGCAACAAACGCTTCTTCAAAATAAATGCGTAGAAAAAATCGAAAAAATAGGACTAGTATATCAAATTCATACAACTAACCAAAAAGCAGGAGCAGAAGCAGTTTTAAGTTCCTTATTAAACATCCAAGGTGCGTTTATTCGCGTCGAAAATAGACATCAAAGCTTAGAAGAAATTTTTATGGAGAAGGTGGGAAAATGA
- a CDS encoding ABC transporter permease, with protein MTHFNALLAKEWLEQRRSLKIIWLPIVFALLGLTQPLMIYFLPEILKAVGTGAETEQVVTLMGNQSAQEVMAQTLGSQFDQIGIIIIIVVAMACIQNDRTRGMLAFIMTRPVTAVEYVLSKWVMQCVVGLSSLLIGYVLAAYYTYFLFGELAIGSLIEGFFVYALWFVFVISLVVFASAVFDSNAVVAMLSVFTAIVLGIISGFGGWIQMFNPAYLSKNATMLLMSEKTMDYFIPTLGITAAWIVLFVSLTVLMIKIKPLPKAE; from the coding sequence ATGACACATTTTAACGCTTTGCTAGCAAAAGAATGGCTAGAACAACGTCGGAGTTTAAAAATTATTTGGCTTCCGATTGTATTCGCTCTGCTTGGTCTTACCCAACCACTCATGATTTATTTTTTACCGGAAATATTGAAAGCAGTTGGTACTGGTGCGGAAACGGAGCAAGTTGTTACTTTAATGGGTAACCAGTCAGCGCAGGAAGTTATGGCTCAAACACTTGGTTCTCAATTTGATCAAATCGGAATTATCATTATTATTGTGGTCGCGATGGCTTGTATCCAAAATGACCGTACAAGAGGGATGCTCGCGTTTATTATGACTAGACCGGTAACTGCTGTGGAGTATGTATTATCTAAATGGGTAATGCAATGTGTGGTTGGTTTGAGCTCGCTTCTTATTGGTTATGTTTTAGCCGCTTATTATACGTATTTTTTATTTGGCGAATTGGCGATAGGCTCTTTAATTGAAGGCTTTTTTGTCTATGCACTCTGGTTTGTCTTCGTGATTAGCCTCGTTGTTTTTGCGAGTGCTGTTTTTGATAGTAATGCAGTTGTGGCAATGCTTAGCGTCTTTACTGCGATTGTTTTAGGAATCATTAGCGGTTTTGGTGGTTGGATTCAAATGTTTAATCCAGCGTATTTAAGTAAAAATGCAACAATGCTTCTTATGTCAGAAAAAACGATGGATTATTTTATTCCCACGCTTGGCATTACAGCGGCATGGATTGTTTTATTTGTTAGCCTTACAGTGTTAATGATTAAAATAAAACCACTTCCAAAAGCGGAATAG
- a CDS encoding YlbF/YmcA family competence regulator: MAVNIYDLAHDLDKGIRETPEFISLQDAYREVNENADAKAKFERFRDVQVTIQEKQMTGQEIDEETIQVAQEVAQEVQENEIIVKLMEKEQAMSTIINDLNRIIMTPLQDLYNVEND; encoded by the coding sequence ATGGCAGTTAATATTTATGATTTAGCACATGACTTAGACAAAGGAATTCGTGAAACACCTGAATTCATCAGCTTACAAGATGCATACCGTGAAGTGAACGAAAACGCTGACGCAAAAGCAAAATTCGAACGTTTCCGTGATGTTCAAGTAACAATCCAAGAAAAACAAATGACTGGTCAAGAAATTGACGAGGAAACAATTCAAGTAGCACAAGAAGTTGCGCAAGAAGTTCAAGAAAACGAAATTATCGTTAAACTAATGGAAAAAGAGCAAGCGATGAGCACAATTATCAATGACTTAAATCGCATTATCATGACGCCATTACAAGATCTTTATAACGTAGAAAACGACTAA
- a CDS encoding peptidylprolyl isomerase, with product MKKKLILGLVMVMALFSLAACGGGGNVVKTDSGDVTKDELYDAMKDKYGSEFVQQLTFEKILSDKYKVSDEDVDKKFNEYKSQYGDQFSAVLAQSGLTEKTFKSQLKYNMLIQKATEANTDTSDKALKEYYKTWQPDITVSHILVADENKAKEVEQKLKDGAKFADLAKEYSTDTATKENGGKLEPFGPGKMDPAFEKAAYALKNKGDISAPVKTQYGYHIIQMDEPATKTTFEKDKKAVKESYLASQLTTENMQKTLKKVYKDANVKVEDKDLKDAFKDFDGSKSDSDSSK from the coding sequence ATGAAGAAGAAATTAATTCTTGGACTTGTCATGGTTATGGCATTGTTCAGTCTAGCAGCGTGCGGTGGCGGTGGAAATGTCGTTAAGACAGATTCTGGCGATGTAACAAAAGACGAACTTTATGATGCTATGAAAGATAAATATGGTTCTGAATTCGTACAACAACTTACTTTCGAAAAAATCCTTAGCGATAAATACAAAGTAAGCGATGAAGACGTTGATAAAAAATTCAACGAGTATAAATCACAATACGGAGATCAATTCTCTGCTGTTTTAGCTCAAAGTGGCTTAACTGAAAAAACATTCAAAAGCCAACTTAAATACAATATGTTAATCCAAAAAGCAACAGAAGCTAATACAGACACTAGCGATAAAGCATTAAAAGAATACTACAAAACTTGGCAACCAGATATCACTGTAAGCCACATTTTAGTAGCTGATGAAAACAAAGCCAAAGAAGTTGAACAAAAACTAAAAGATGGCGCAAAATTTGCAGATTTAGCGAAAGAATATTCTACTGATACTGCTACAAAAGAAAACGGCGGTAAATTAGAGCCATTCGGTCCTGGTAAAATGGATCCAGCATTTGAAAAAGCAGCTTATGCCCTTAAAAACAAAGGCGACATCAGCGCTCCAGTAAAAACACAATACGGATACCACATCATCCAAATGGACGAACCAGCTACAAAAACAACTTTTGAGAAAGATAAAAAAGCTGTAAAAGAATCTTATCTTGCATCTCAATTAACTACGGAGAACATGCAAAAAACACTTAAAAAAGTATACAAAGATGCTAATGTAAAAGTAGAAGATAAAGACTTGAAAGATGCTTTCAAAGATTTTGACGGTTCTAAATCTGATTCCGATTCATCTAAATAA
- a CDS encoding DUF445 domain-containing protein, whose translation MSVLFTILLMAVIGGFIGAMTNYIAIRMLFRPYKAVYLFNKRLPFTPGLIPKRRDELAEHIGKVVVSHLLTEDAIRARLLDANLQKEITDTVTKMFHEKMQLETTPNELLHHLGYENAEVRSVAWLETTIEKEINRFLTAKKTTQMSDLIPAMLETELATKLPHVTDRITSKMSIFIASEEGKIQIKQMLQKFFEEHGKMGSMARMFINVDSFSEKIQQEGLKLISQEDTKNLINQLLTTEWQNFEAKELQALIPVEKQAHLAKQLTSELIQAVPHDKIFNQPIQVMLSNYETSITEKVIPFAVERMLDFVASHSAEIVGRMDLAKLVETQIATFSLPEIEKLVVEISGRELKMITYLGGILGGFIGIIQGILAMWI comes from the coding sequence ATGTCAGTGTTATTTACGATACTTTTAATGGCAGTGATAGGTGGATTTATTGGTGCAATGACGAATTATATCGCCATCCGGATGCTTTTCCGCCCCTACAAAGCCGTTTATCTATTTAATAAACGTTTACCATTTACACCAGGTCTTATTCCAAAACGACGCGATGAGCTTGCTGAACACATTGGAAAAGTCGTAGTCAGCCATTTACTCACAGAAGACGCCATTCGCGCCCGACTATTAGATGCGAATTTACAAAAAGAAATAACCGATACAGTCACAAAAATGTTTCATGAAAAAATGCAATTAGAAACGACACCAAATGAATTACTTCATCATCTAGGCTATGAAAACGCAGAGGTTCGCTCTGTTGCTTGGTTAGAAACAACCATAGAAAAAGAGATTAACCGCTTTTTAACAGCTAAAAAAACAACGCAAATGAGCGATTTAATCCCAGCAATGTTAGAAACAGAACTAGCGACAAAGCTCCCCCATGTAACAGACCGAATTACGAGCAAAATGTCTATATTTATCGCAAGTGAAGAAGGCAAAATCCAAATTAAACAAATGCTGCAAAAATTCTTTGAAGAACACGGTAAAATGGGAAGCATGGCTAGAATGTTCATTAATGTCGATAGCTTTTCTGAAAAAATCCAACAAGAAGGCTTAAAACTAATCAGCCAAGAAGATACTAAAAACCTTATCAACCAACTACTAACAACAGAATGGCAAAACTTTGAAGCAAAAGAATTACAAGCACTTATCCCGGTAGAAAAGCAAGCCCATTTGGCAAAACAGCTGACTTCTGAACTTATTCAAGCAGTTCCACATGATAAAATATTTAACCAACCAATCCAAGTGATGCTAAGTAATTACGAAACCTCTATTACAGAAAAAGTAATTCCTTTTGCAGTAGAACGAATGCTTGATTTTGTTGCATCACATAGTGCGGAAATAGTGGGACGAATGGATTTAGCAAAACTTGTCGAAACGCAAATTGCTACTTTTTCCTTACCTGAGATTGAAAAACTGGTCGTGGAAATTTCTGGTAGAGAATTAAAAATGATTACTTATTTAGGCGGGATTTTAGGAGGATTCATCGGAATTATTCAAGGGATTCTCGCAATGTGGATTTAG
- a CDS encoding ATP-binding protein, translating into MRITSIDIVGYGKWSDAHFDNIANFQVFYGENEAGKSTIMAFIHSILFGFPTKQQSIPRMEPKNGGPYGGRLTLEDTSLGKVVIERLKGKATGDVRVYYGDGQIAGEEKLPEIIGEIDRNTYEAIFSFDIHGLQNIHQWKKKEFERYLLATGTTGSDALLKTAETLQKKLDSLYKPSGRNPLINQQLKKVKEAQQAFQNAKKQNAQYEQLITEKEQAITRQTELQTEKTTIRVDLDMLSILSDLWPLYQEWKALDKKAAQTPEASFPPDGIIRLEHLQLREKEWQNQLIQLEERQKNLISNNNYEHSAFFAENEAEIAYLIETYAAFGERETQLNTLKHEINFHQLDTKQPLRTWTNELEQRTNRLKENEQLHKEQQHDIQLKLKLTHDTEEKLQKKIDQIEADMWDNKTFQRAKETIQQRTKPAMTKTFVSIGVFVMTLVLLVVFQSIWSIALVFVAALIVGYSFMTTGKSAPTNNDQLLAFLEQKKLRQEWQQLLNEMDIVASQIAELKASENKLAEANYQQTMKLRQLFSDLGIASTPDENWAYELTVYKKNSEKKQLVTELTLKLNPLAEKQDAYMARLEKLKLPTESKDIEEKITFLRQGLLYYRNHLTENAKLAEKLEQVTMQLDLVKQDLQLVKKEKADLLERANTTNEEDFRMAAMRAQEEQKWRERLVLIEAQLEPEKRVALSQFENQAIIKEKELQLEETLRKIELEQEQLHASLAAKNHEIAKLEEGGTFAVLMQEFYSEKSKLQQITVEWTETKLALQILQDTMQQLQEGKLPKTLQLASDYFNHLTNGNYTKVYLQENRLQVESKNVIRFFPEELSQATKEQLYLAIRFALIDVIHKDFPLPIIIDDGFVHFDSARMEQMMQLLQNRKSKNQVIFFTCHQETRKYFSSEDIRVL; encoded by the coding sequence ATGAGAATTACATCGATTGATATTGTTGGTTATGGCAAATGGTCTGATGCTCATTTCGACAACATCGCCAATTTCCAAGTTTTCTACGGCGAAAATGAAGCCGGAAAATCAACTATTATGGCTTTTATACATAGTATTTTATTCGGTTTTCCAACGAAACAACAATCCATACCACGAATGGAACCGAAAAATGGCGGCCCATATGGCGGAAGATTGACTTTAGAAGATACCTCTCTAGGGAAAGTCGTGATTGAACGATTAAAAGGAAAAGCTACTGGAGATGTTCGTGTATACTACGGCGATGGTCAGATTGCTGGAGAAGAGAAGCTGCCAGAAATTATAGGTGAAATTGATCGAAATACCTATGAAGCAATTTTCTCGTTTGACATTCATGGCTTACAAAATATTCACCAATGGAAAAAGAAGGAATTTGAACGCTATTTACTAGCAACAGGAACAACCGGTTCGGATGCACTTTTAAAAACAGCCGAAACCTTACAAAAAAAACTAGATAGCCTTTACAAACCAAGCGGCCGTAATCCCTTAATTAATCAGCAACTCAAAAAAGTAAAAGAAGCCCAGCAAGCTTTTCAAAATGCCAAAAAGCAAAATGCACAATATGAGCAACTTATAACGGAAAAAGAACAAGCAATAACAAGGCAAACAGAGCTACAAACAGAAAAAACAACCATTCGTGTCGACTTAGATATGTTGTCTATTTTGTCCGACTTATGGCCTTTATATCAAGAATGGAAAGCGCTCGATAAAAAAGCCGCGCAAACTCCCGAAGCAAGCTTTCCGCCAGACGGAATCATTCGCTTAGAACACTTGCAACTTCGAGAAAAAGAATGGCAAAATCAGCTTATCCAACTAGAAGAACGTCAAAAAAATCTAATTAGCAATAATAATTACGAACATAGTGCCTTTTTTGCAGAAAATGAAGCAGAAATTGCTTATTTGATTGAAACCTACGCGGCTTTTGGCGAACGAGAAACCCAATTGAATACCCTGAAACATGAAATTAACTTTCACCAATTGGATACAAAACAACCACTTAGAACATGGACAAATGAATTAGAACAAAGAACCAACCGCTTAAAAGAAAACGAGCAGTTGCACAAAGAACAACAACACGATATTCAGTTAAAACTAAAACTCACTCACGACACAGAAGAAAAACTCCAAAAAAAGATTGATCAAATAGAAGCAGACATGTGGGACAATAAAACCTTCCAACGAGCAAAAGAAACCATTCAGCAAAGAACGAAACCAGCCATGACGAAAACTTTTGTTTCAATAGGCGTTTTTGTAATGACTCTCGTACTTCTGGTGGTCTTTCAGTCGATTTGGAGCATTGCCCTTGTATTCGTCGCTGCCCTTATTGTAGGTTATTCATTTATGACTACAGGCAAATCTGCTCCAACTAATAATGATCAACTTTTAGCCTTTTTAGAGCAAAAGAAATTAAGGCAAGAATGGCAACAACTTCTGAATGAAATGGACATAGTTGCTTCTCAAATAGCTGAATTAAAAGCGAGCGAGAATAAACTGGCCGAAGCAAATTACCAGCAAACGATGAAACTAAGACAACTTTTTTCCGACTTAGGAATTGCCAGCACTCCAGACGAAAACTGGGCCTATGAACTCACAGTCTATAAAAAAAACAGTGAAAAAAAACAATTAGTAACTGAACTAACTTTAAAATTAAATCCATTAGCAGAGAAACAAGACGCTTATATGGCAAGACTTGAAAAACTCAAACTCCCAACAGAGTCTAAGGATATCGAAGAAAAAATCACCTTTCTCCGTCAAGGACTGCTATACTATCGCAACCACTTAACTGAGAACGCAAAACTAGCAGAAAAATTAGAACAAGTCACCATGCAGCTAGATTTAGTAAAACAAGATTTGCAACTCGTAAAGAAAGAAAAAGCAGATTTGCTTGAACGAGCTAATACGACGAATGAAGAAGACTTCCGCATGGCTGCAATGCGCGCGCAAGAAGAACAGAAATGGCGCGAACGATTAGTTCTAATAGAAGCCCAACTAGAACCAGAGAAACGCGTGGCTTTAAGTCAGTTTGAAAATCAAGCAATTATTAAAGAAAAAGAACTTCAATTAGAAGAAACACTTCGCAAAATAGAACTAGAACAAGAGCAGCTTCACGCATCACTCGCAGCTAAAAATCATGAAATTGCTAAATTAGAAGAAGGCGGAACTTTTGCTGTATTAATGCAAGAATTTTATTCGGAAAAAAGCAAATTACAGCAAATAACAGTAGAATGGACAGAGACAAAACTCGCGCTCCAAATTTTACAAGATACGATGCAGCAGTTACAAGAAGGCAAACTTCCTAAAACCTTACAACTAGCAAGTGACTATTTCAACCACCTGACAAACGGCAATTACACAAAGGTTTACTTGCAGGAAAATAGGCTTCAAGTGGAAAGCAAAAATGTCATTCGGTTTTTTCCAGAAGAACTAAGCCAAGCAACCAAAGAACAACTTTATTTGGCGATTCGCTTTGCATTAATCGATGTTATCCATAAAGACTTTCCACTCCCAATCATTATTGATGATGGATTTGTACATTTTGACTCTGCTAGAATGGAACAAATGATGCAACTGCTTCAAAATCGAAAAAGCAAAAATCAAGTTATATTTTTCACATGCCATCAAGAAACTCGCAAATATTTTTCCAGTGAGGACATACGCGTGCTATAA
- the fumC gene encoding class II fumarate hydratase: MERIERDTIGEISVDATKYWGAQTERSRRNFAIGKNQMPIEIIYAFAQLKKATAKVNASEGKLPEEKAIAIGNVCDQIIQGELDEHFPLVVWQTGSGTQSNMNVNEVIAHVANMTLDKGQIHPNDDVNMSQSSNDTFPTAMHIAAYDALVTNLLPEITKMEAVLAEKKNKYMHLVKIGRTHLQDATPLTLGQEISGWEACLTNNKNYLESSMKAILPLAIGGTAVGTGLNASRDFGDKVAEELMKQTGYPFTSDFNKYFALTSHSPINFVHGAIRSLASDLMKIANDIRLLASGPRSGIGELTIPANEPGSSIMPGKVNPTQCEAITMVAAQVMGNDTTINVAASQGNFELNVYKPVIIFNFLESVQLLSDSMRSFRIHCLEGLVANESVIETKVNDSLMLVTALNPHIGYEKAAKIAKLAFDENTTLKEAAIKTGFVTEEEFDLWIDPLKMTNL, translated from the coding sequence ATGGAACGAATAGAGCGAGATACCATTGGAGAAATTTCCGTAGATGCGACTAAATATTGGGGTGCACAAACCGAGCGAAGTAGAAGGAATTTTGCGATTGGTAAAAATCAAATGCCGATAGAAATTATTTATGCTTTTGCGCAGTTAAAGAAAGCCACAGCAAAAGTGAACGCATCGGAAGGTAAGTTACCAGAAGAAAAAGCGATAGCAATCGGCAACGTTTGTGATCAAATCATTCAAGGCGAATTAGATGAGCATTTCCCGTTAGTTGTTTGGCAAACGGGGAGTGGAACGCAGAGTAATATGAACGTTAATGAAGTGATTGCGCACGTGGCTAATATGACTTTAGACAAAGGACAAATTCATCCGAATGATGATGTCAACATGTCGCAAAGCTCGAATGATACGTTCCCGACAGCGATGCACATTGCCGCATACGACGCTTTAGTAACAAATCTTTTACCTGAAATAACCAAAATGGAAGCAGTTTTAGCAGAAAAGAAAAATAAATACATGCATCTCGTTAAAATTGGCAGAACACATTTACAAGACGCGACACCGCTCACACTGGGTCAAGAAATCAGCGGCTGGGAAGCATGCCTGACGAACAATAAAAACTACCTTGAATCAAGTATGAAAGCCATTTTACCACTGGCGATTGGTGGGACTGCGGTAGGGACCGGCCTAAATGCTTCACGAGATTTTGGTGATAAAGTTGCCGAAGAATTAATGAAGCAAACTGGGTATCCTTTCACGTCCGATTTCAATAAATATTTCGCGTTAACAAGCCATAGTCCGATTAATTTTGTTCACGGGGCGATTCGTAGCCTGGCCTCTGACTTAATGAAAATTGCTAACGATATTCGTTTGCTAGCAAGCGGACCTCGTAGCGGAATTGGCGAGCTAACTATTCCAGCGAACGAACCCGGTAGCTCGATTATGCCCGGAAAAGTGAATCCGACGCAGTGCGAGGCAATTACAATGGTGGCGGCACAAGTAATGGGAAACGATACGACAATCAACGTTGCTGCAAGTCAGGGTAACTTTGAATTAAACGTGTATAAACCAGTAATCATTTTTAATTTCTTAGAATCCGTCCAACTACTTTCTGATAGCATGCGCTCATTCCGAATTCATTGCCTAGAAGGACTGGTTGCCAATGAAAGTGTGATTGAAACGAAAGTAAATGACTCGCTAATGCTAGTCACAGCTTTGAATCCGCACATTGGTTATGAAAAAGCTGCTAAGATTGCCAAGCTCGCTTTTGACGAAAATACGACTTTAAAAGAAGCCGCAATTAAAACCGGTTTTGTCACTGAAGAAGAATTCGATTTATGGATAGATCCGCTTAAAATGACTAATTTGTAA
- a CDS encoding metallophosphoesterase family protein: MKEIKFLHIADLHLDSPFIGLSTLPQPLFSAVQESTFQSLERIITVAIKEAVDFVLIAGDIYDSENQSVRAQARFLKEMKRLEAANIKVFMIHGNHDFIEKHKEKLALPNNVHVFPEQVEVVTLTTDDGVNVHIYGFSYNERHIRASRVDDYSVQGEADYHIALLHGSEVSSSDEHDVYAPFRVQEINKKGFDYWALGHIHKRQLLAESPSIYYPGNIQGRNRKESGEKGASIITLAEANTTIDFIETSPIIWEEVVISLPENKEINTFYREITKLLERYQGRSHSYFLHVIVQMANKQKINTNDWLQMLQEEVEPTDTTFVWVHKLTIELTNQSNVQTWYENHLAGKEIMDAFEKLQDESAFYQSVEALYLESGASRYLDDLSEQDRERMLKDALIGLGTTLAEVEGDDK, translated from the coding sequence ATAAAAGAAATCAAATTTTTACATATAGCAGATTTGCATTTGGATAGTCCTTTCATCGGACTTTCGACATTGCCACAGCCGCTTTTTTCTGCCGTACAAGAAAGCACATTTCAATCATTAGAACGGATTATCACGGTAGCAATAAAAGAAGCAGTAGATTTCGTTTTAATTGCGGGAGATATTTATGATAGCGAAAATCAGAGCGTCCGAGCTCAAGCACGCTTTTTAAAAGAAATGAAGCGATTAGAAGCAGCTAATATTAAAGTCTTTATGATTCATGGAAATCATGATTTTATAGAAAAACATAAAGAAAAACTCGCATTACCAAACAATGTGCATGTTTTTCCAGAACAAGTAGAAGTCGTCACGCTCACTACGGATGATGGAGTGAACGTCCATATTTATGGATTTAGTTATAACGAACGTCATATTCGTGCCAGCCGTGTAGACGATTACAGCGTGCAAGGTGAGGCGGATTATCATATTGCCTTGCTACATGGCTCAGAAGTATCAAGCAGCGATGAACATGATGTCTACGCGCCGTTTCGGGTGCAAGAAATCAACAAGAAAGGATTTGACTACTGGGCGCTTGGACACATTCATAAGCGGCAATTACTTGCTGAGTCTCCGAGCATTTATTACCCAGGAAATATTCAAGGACGAAATCGCAAAGAATCCGGCGAAAAAGGTGCAAGTATCATCACTCTAGCAGAAGCAAACACAACAATTGATTTCATTGAAACGAGTCCAATTATTTGGGAAGAAGTCGTAATTTCTTTGCCTGAAAATAAAGAGATAAATACCTTTTACCGTGAAATCACGAAGCTTTTAGAGCGTTATCAAGGAAGAAGCCATTCTTATTTTCTTCATGTCATCGTCCAAATGGCTAATAAACAAAAAATAAATACGAATGACTGGCTGCAAATGCTTCAAGAAGAAGTAGAACCTACAGATACTACTTTTGTATGGGTGCATAAATTAACTATCGAACTAACGAATCAAAGCAACGTGCAAACATGGTATGAAAATCATTTAGCGGGAAAAGAAATAATGGATGCATTTGAGAAACTACAGGATGAATCTGCTTTTTATCAGTCAGTAGAGGCTTTGTATCTCGAAAGTGGTGCGAGTCGCTATTTAGATGATTTATCTGAACAGGACCGCGAGAGAATGCTAAAGGATGCTTTAATCGGATTAGGGACGACGCTTGCGGAAGTGGAGGGTGATGACAAATGA
- the yhaM gene encoding 3'-5' exoribonuclease YhaM, translating to MEKRLLDYEVGETVDLFLLIKSSIKGTASNGKPFLSLVLQDKSGELEAKLWDVKESDEVNYGVQQIVHLMGDIQNYRGRKQLKIRQIRQATAIDGVSASEFMETAPINKDEMADEITQYIFEMKNANLQRITRALLKKYQDDFYDYPAAMRHHHEFVSGLSFHVVSMLRLAKSVADLYPSVNRDLLYAGVILHDLGKVIELSGPVSTTYTLEGNLIGHISIVVEEVSKIADELSIDGEEVVVLKHVLLSHHGKGEWGSPKPPLVREAEILHQIDLMDASLNMMDKVLKHTKPGEFSERVFGLDNRSFYNPTFE from the coding sequence ATGGAAAAAAGATTATTAGACTATGAAGTTGGAGAAACAGTAGACTTATTCTTGCTAATTAAATCAAGTATAAAAGGAACGGCTAGCAACGGAAAGCCATTCTTGAGTCTTGTTTTGCAAGATAAATCAGGTGAGTTAGAAGCAAAACTGTGGGATGTAAAAGAAAGTGATGAAGTAAATTACGGGGTACAGCAAATCGTGCACCTTATGGGCGATATTCAAAATTATCGTGGAAGAAAACAACTGAAAATCCGTCAAATTAGACAGGCGACAGCTATTGATGGCGTTAGTGCCAGTGAATTCATGGAAACTGCACCAATCAATAAAGATGAAATGGCTGATGAGATTACACAATATATTTTCGAAATGAAAAATGCCAACTTGCAACGAATTACTCGAGCACTCTTGAAAAAATACCAAGATGACTTTTATGATTATCCAGCTGCAATGCGTCATCATCATGAATTTGTTTCTGGTTTGAGTTTTCATGTAGTTTCAATGCTACGTCTTGCAAAGTCAGTTGCAGATCTTTACCCGTCCGTTAACCGCGATTTATTATACGCCGGAGTAATTTTACATGATTTAGGCAAAGTGATTGAACTTTCTGGCCCAGTATCAACGACGTACACGCTGGAAGGGAACTTAATTGGTCATATTTCCATCGTAGTAGAAGAAGTGAGCAAAATTGCTGATGAGCTTTCTATTGACGGGGAAGAAGTCGTTGTTTTAAAACATGTGTTACTTTCTCACCACGGTAAAGGAGAATGGGGCAGTCCAAAACCACCGCTTGTTCGTGAAGCAGAGATTTTGCATCAAATTGATTTAATGGATGCTTCCTTAAATATGATGGACAAAGTGTTAAAACATACAAAACCTGGTGAATTTAGTGAACGTGTATTTGGATTAGATAATCGTTCGTTTTATAATCCCACATTTGAATAA